One genomic segment of Marinitoga sp. 38H-ov includes these proteins:
- a CDS encoding diphthine--ammonia ligase: MKIFSSWSGGKDSTLALYYGIKKYKKIDYIFTMLSEDCIHSRAHGLNINILKRQSKSLNIKLITKCSTWGDYEKNFLDFLEEYVREGIGIFGDIDLQEHLDWVNNVCSKKNVVAYEPLWQREREDIVLEFLNLGFKAKIIAIKKGIGIENYLGKDLSFDLVEEFKKIGIDACGENGEFHTFVYDGPIFNEEIKFSIKSTVEKNNTLVLELI, from the coding sequence ATGAAAATTTTTAGTTCATGGAGTGGAGGTAAGGATTCTACTTTAGCATTATATTATGGGATAAAAAAATATAAGAAAATTGATTATATTTTTACAATGTTATCAGAAGATTGTATTCATTCTAGAGCACATGGGTTAAATATAAATATTTTGAAAAGACAATCTAAGAGTTTAAATATAAAATTAATAACTAAATGTAGTACATGGGGTGATTATGAAAAAAATTTTTTAGATTTTTTAGAAGAATATGTGAGAGAGGGTATAGGGATTTTTGGAGATATAGATCTTCAGGAGCATTTAGATTGGGTGAATAATGTATGTAGTAAAAAAAATGTTGTTGCATATGAACCATTATGGCAAAGAGAGAGAGAAGATATAGTTTTGGAATTTTTAAATTTAGGATTTAAAGCAAAAATTATTGCTATAAAAAAAGGTATAGGTATAGAAAATTATTTAGGTAAAGATTTATCTTTTGATCTTGTTGAAGAATTTAAAAAAATAGGAATAGATGCTTGTGGTGAAAATGGTGAATTTCATACATTTGTATATGATGGACCTATATTTAATGAAGAAATAAAATTTAGTATTAAATCTACTGTAGAAAAAAATAATACACTAGTTTTAGAATTAATATAA
- a CDS encoding PQQ-like beta-propeller repeat protein — protein sequence MLGKESIFVRDLGYLYSIKNGENIWIFSTHVIRNDEVIYFSSIDNYIYAINENG from the coding sequence TTGTTAGGCAAAGAAAGTATATTCGTAAGAGATTTAGGATATTTGTATTCTATAAAAAATGGAGAAAATATTTGGATTTTTTCTACACATGTTATTAGAAATGATGAAGTTATATACTTTAGTAGTATTGATAATTATATTTATGCCATTAACGAAAACGGATAA
- a CDS encoding carbohydrate kinase, whose product MKPILCSGEILIDFISNEKGKNLKNTELFSKKAGGSPLNVAVTISRLGLNVSFLGSLGKDQFSDYLYEILKKENINTDNIIIQQNCKTSIAYVARDKFGNPDFLFFRDNPADVNVKYEEYNINPEDYSLLHIGSISLIYEPARSSYMKFMEYFLEKNIPVSYDPNVRPSIIHNKEKFIQDFLYISSKVDIVKMSDKDLEYIFSNTNIEKIIEKIPLKKGAMLLITLGEKGCIAKYNDIEMIIPGYNVSPVDATGCGDAFTGAIIYNYIKGERDIFKLGKFANAVAAKVITKLGGVDSIPYYDEVVEFIRDKNSYL is encoded by the coding sequence ATGAAACCAATATTATGTTCAGGTGAAATACTAATAGATTTTATATCTAATGAAAAAGGGAAAAATTTAAAGAATACAGAGCTTTTTAGTAAAAAAGCTGGAGGATCGCCATTAAATGTAGCAGTCACAATTAGTAGATTGGGATTAAATGTTTCATTTTTGGGGAGTTTGGGTAAGGATCAATTTTCTGACTATTTATATGAAATATTAAAAAAAGAAAATATTAACACTGATAATATAATTATACAACAAAATTGTAAAACTTCAATAGCATATGTTGCAAGAGATAAATTTGGTAATCCAGATTTTTTATTTTTTAGGGATAATCCAGCTGATGTTAATGTGAAATATGAAGAATATAATATAAATCCAGAAGATTATTCACTATTACATATAGGTTCTATATCTCTAATATATGAACCAGCAAGAAGTTCATATATGAAATTTATGGAATATTTTTTAGAAAAAAATATTCCTGTATCTTATGACCCGAATGTAAGACCATCTATAATACATAATAAGGAAAAATTTATACAAGATTTTTTATATATTTCATCAAAAGTTGATATTGTAAAAATGAGTGATAAGGATTTGGAATATATTTTTTCAAATACTAACATAGAAAAAATAATAGAAAAAATACCATTAAAAAAAGGTGCTATGTTACTTATAACATTAGGAGAAAAGGGTTGTATTGCAAAATATAATGATATAGAAATGATTATTCCTGGATATAATGTTTCGCCTGTAGATGCAACAGGTTGTGGAGATGCATTTACAGGAGCAATTATTTATAATTATATAAAAGGTGAAAGAGATATATTTAAATTAGGAAAATTTGCTAATGCTGTTGCAGCAAAGGTAATAACAAAATTAGGTGGTGTTGATTCTATTCCTTATTATGATGAAGTAGTTGAGTTTATAAGGGATAAAAATTCTTATTTATAA
- a CDS encoding lipoate--protein ligase family protein gives MKLNLIISKNTNIYINLAIEEYLLNKDIRDIYLFFWKAKDAVVIGKHQNPWREINFDSEYIFNVARRISGGGAVYHDLGNLNYSVIAPKNYLNSDDIFDIVLKALNNLGIESYRNYKNDLMHKDYKFSGSAFCIKKNNFLHHGTLLIDSNINKIKEILKINPAFNTHATISKPSEIINIKEINNFINEEIIINYIFNIFSKRLKLKTQKLNTCYFKDNDLIEKHKSWEWIYGRTPKFSIQIGDNNYQIENGYIVSIDEKKLENKIKFDFNKLTLNV, from the coding sequence ATGAAATTAAACTTAATTATAAGCAAAAACACAAATATATATATAAATCTAGCAATAGAAGAATATCTTTTAAATAAAGATATAAGGGATATATATTTATTTTTTTGGAAAGCTAAAGATGCTGTAGTTATTGGAAAACATCAGAATCCTTGGAGAGAAATTAATTTCGATTCTGAATATATTTTTAATGTAGCAAGAAGAATTTCTGGAGGTGGTGCAGTATACCATGATTTGGGTAATTTAAACTATTCTGTTATTGCTCCAAAAAATTATTTAAATAGCGATGATATTTTTGATATTGTATTAAAAGCCTTAAATAATTTAGGAATAGAAAGCTATAGAAATTATAAAAACGATTTAATGCATAAGGATTATAAATTTTCCGGAAGTGCATTTTGCATTAAAAAAAATAACTTTTTACATCACGGAACATTGCTAATTGATTCTAATATTAATAAAATAAAAGAAATATTAAAAATAAATCCTGCATTCAATACTCATGCAACTATTTCAAAACCATCAGAAATTATTAATATAAAAGAAATTAATAATTTCATTAATGAAGAAATTATTATTAATTATATATTTAATATCTTTTCTAAAAGACTAAAATTAAAAACTCAAAAATTAAACACTTGCTATTTTAAAGATAATGATTTAATTGAAAAACATAAATCTTGGGAATGGATATATGGTAGGACACCAAAATTTTCCATTCAAATTGGTGATAATAATTATCAAATAGAAAATGGTTATATTGTTTCAATTGATGAGAAAAAACTTGAAAATAAAATAAAATTTGATTTTAATAAATTAACTTTAAACGTTTAG
- a CDS encoding pyridoxamine 5'-phosphate oxidase family protein — translation MNKNDIMKKLGDLLSETKTGVLAWINKEGYPEMRWMSPCLMPYNKECTYAVTLEDFPKVNDLKTNDKIQWLIQNKALTEVINIYGKVNIIDDALFKSEVLENLSSNLVAIWKLEDDSEFVVLETIIEEVVYYDTMKGIKERINFREE, via the coding sequence ATGAATAAAAATGATATTATGAAAAAACTAGGGGATCTTTTATCTGAAACTAAAACAGGTGTTTTGGCTTGGATTAACAAGGAAGGATATCCAGAAATGAGATGGATGTCACCATGCTTAATGCCATATAACAAAGAATGCACTTATGCTGTAACATTAGAAGATTTTCCTAAGGTTAATGATTTAAAAACTAATGACAAAATTCAATGGTTAATTCAAAACAAAGCTCTTACAGAAGTAATAAATATATATGGAAAAGTGAATATTATTGATGACGCATTATTTAAATCAGAAGTGTTAGAAAATTTATCTTCTAACTTAGTCGCGATATGGAAACTTGAAGATGATTCTGAATTTGTTGTATTAGAAACAATTATAGAAGAAGTAGTATATTACGATACCATGAAAGGTATTAAAGAAAGAATAAATTTTAGGGAGGAATAA
- the pdhA gene encoding pyruvate dehydrogenase (acetyl-transferring) E1 component subunit alpha, translated as MINIKNYDSNLLKELLYKMILIRRFEEKAAQAYGLKKIGGFLHLYIGEEAVAVGSISNLDMTKDYVAAAYRDHGHALAAGLDPNSLMAELYGKITGCSKGKGGSMHFFDYEKHFFGGNGIVGAQIPVATGIGLKIKYNEEDGVVLCYFGDGAIHQGSFHESLNLAKIWNLPVVYICENNHYGMGTDFRRVSAIDDFSIMAESYAMKGKQVNGMDVLEVYDATKEAIEVAKSGTPYLLEAKTYRFKGHSMSDPGKYRTKEELELYKQKDPIVSFKELLIEHNVITEDDYIEMDKRCKKIAKDAAKFAEESPEPDLNELYTDLYV; from the coding sequence ATGATAAATATTAAAAATTATGATTCTAATCTACTTAAAGAATTATTATATAAAATGATATTAATAAGAAGATTTGAAGAAAAGGCTGCACAAGCATATGGATTGAAAAAAATAGGTGGTTTTTTACACTTATATATTGGTGAAGAAGCGGTTGCAGTAGGCTCTATTTCTAATTTAGATATGACAAAAGATTATGTTGCTGCAGCATATAGAGATCACGGACATGCTTTAGCCGCTGGATTAGATCCTAATTCATTAATGGCCGAACTATATGGAAAAATAACTGGATGTTCAAAAGGAAAAGGAGGATCTATGCACTTTTTTGATTATGAAAAACATTTCTTTGGTGGAAATGGTATAGTTGGAGCTCAAATACCTGTAGCAACAGGAATAGGTTTAAAAATAAAATATAATGAAGAAGATGGTGTTGTATTATGTTATTTTGGTGATGGAGCAATTCACCAAGGTTCATTTCACGAAAGTTTAAATTTAGCAAAAATATGGAATTTACCTGTTGTATATATATGTGAGAATAATCATTATGGTATGGGTACTGATTTTAGAAGAGTATCTGCAATTGATGATTTTTCTATTATGGCTGAATCATATGCAATGAAAGGCAAACAAGTAAATGGTATGGATGTTTTAGAAGTGTATGATGCTACAAAAGAAGCCATTGAAGTGGCAAAGAGTGGAACTCCATATTTGCTTGAAGCAAAAACATATAGATTTAAAGGGCATTCAATGAGTGATCCCGGAAAATATAGAACAAAAGAAGAATTAGAATTATACAAACAAAAAGATCCTATTGTAAGCTTTAAAGAATTACTAATAGAGCATAACGTTATTACAGAAGATGATTATATAGAAATGGATAAACGATGTAAGAAAATCGCTAAGGATGCTGCTAAATTTGCAGAAGAAAGTCCAGAACCAGATCTTAATGAATTATATACAGATCTTTACGTTTAA
- a CDS encoding pyruvate dehydrogenase complex E1 component subunit beta, giving the protein MSIITMREALRQAMDEEMARDKNVILMGEEVAQYNGAYKVSQGLYDKYGEKRVIDTPITENGFAGVGIGAAMAGLRPIVEFMTFNFALQAFDQIVNNAAKMRYMSGGQFKVPIVFRGPNGPAEFLSSQHSQATQTFFAHVPGLKVVAPGTPYDAKGLLKAAIRDDNPVIFLESELMYSWEGEVPEEEYIIDIGKADVKKEGSDITIISYSKPLRYVMESAEILEKEGINVEVVDLRSIRPLDEETILNSVKKTNRCVIVDESWPFVSVASHVGWLISYKAFDYLDAPVELVTSEDVPMPYNHKLELAAQPSVDKIIKAVKKVMYI; this is encoded by the coding sequence ATGTCAATTATAACTATGAGAGAAGCTTTAAGACAAGCTATGGATGAAGAGATGGCTAGAGATAAAAATGTAATATTAATGGGTGAAGAAGTAGCACAATATAATGGTGCATATAAGGTTAGTCAAGGGCTATACGATAAATATGGCGAAAAAAGAGTTATTGATACGCCTATTACAGAAAATGGTTTTGCAGGTGTTGGTATTGGTGCAGCTATGGCAGGATTGAGGCCAATAGTTGAGTTTATGACTTTTAATTTTGCTCTACAAGCATTTGACCAAATTGTAAATAACGCTGCAAAAATGAGATATATGTCTGGAGGGCAATTTAAGGTTCCTATAGTATTTAGAGGACCTAATGGGCCTGCTGAATTTTTAAGTTCTCAACACTCTCAAGCAACACAAACATTTTTTGCACATGTACCTGGATTAAAAGTTGTTGCCCCAGGAACACCATATGATGCAAAAGGTTTATTAAAGGCTGCTATTAGAGATGATAATCCTGTTATATTTTTAGAAAGTGAATTAATGTATTCTTGGGAAGGAGAAGTCCCTGAAGAAGAATATATTATTGACATAGGAAAAGCAGATGTAAAAAAAGAAGGTTCTGATATTACTATTATTAGTTATTCAAAACCATTAAGATATGTAATGGAAAGTGCTGAAATTCTAGAAAAAGAAGGTATTAATGTAGAAGTGGTCGATTTAAGAAGTATTAGACCTTTAGACGAAGAAACAATACTTAATTCTGTAAAGAAAACAAATAGATGTGTAATTGTAGATGAATCATGGCCATTTGTTAGTGTTGCATCACATGTGGGATGGTTAATTTCATACAAAGCATTTGATTATTTAGATGCACCTGTTGAATTAGTTACTTCAGAGGATGTACCTATGCCTTATAATCATAAGTTAGAATTAGCTGCACAACCATCTGTTGACAAGATTATAAAAGCTGTTAAAAAAGTTATGTATATTTAG
- a CDS encoding dihydrolipoamide acetyltransferase family protein: protein MAEKLYMIALSPTMEKGTIIKWNKKENDSFTEGDVLCEVETDKTTMDYEATDEGTILKILVPEGGKAAVGEPIAIFGEPGEDISDLLEDTIKEEPTNESVVVKEEINDNSLKDATASKTLENGNLDRIKISPLARKIALMKNIDISKIKGTGPGGRIIKRDVENYEPVQSVKDIKKDYTPIQVETSDEDVVIPLSDKRRIIGERLSQSKYTAPHFYLTVSVDMSNLLENRKMLKKKYNLSLNAFIIKIVANTLKKHRRINATLNNDSIIEFGRVDIALAVAQEDGLITPIVRNADKKGILQIDDELKILIDKAKNNKLDPEEYTNATFTISNLGSFGIDEFTAIINPPGSAILAVGMIKETPVVENGEIVIKPIIKMTLSSDHRVIDGALAAAFMKDLKDTFENPILAIL from the coding sequence ATGGCTGAAAAATTATATATGATAGCATTATCTCCTACAATGGAGAAAGGTACTATCATTAAATGGAATAAAAAGGAAAATGATTCTTTCACGGAAGGAGACGTTCTTTGTGAAGTAGAAACTGATAAAACTACAATGGATTATGAAGCTACAGATGAAGGAACAATTTTAAAAATATTAGTTCCTGAAGGCGGAAAAGCTGCTGTTGGAGAACCAATTGCTATCTTCGGAGAACCTGGCGAAGATATTTCCGATTTATTAGAAGATACTATTAAAGAAGAACCCACTAATGAAAGCGTTGTTGTAAAAGAAGAAATTAATGATAATTCTTTAAAAGATGCTACTGCCTCTAAAACATTAGAAAATGGAAATTTAGATAGAATAAAAATTTCACCATTAGCTAGAAAAATTGCATTAATGAAAAATATAGATATTTCTAAAATAAAAGGTACAGGACCTGGTGGCAGAATAATAAAAAGAGATGTAGAAAATTACGAACCTGTACAATCTGTGAAAGATATTAAAAAAGATTATACCCCTATACAAGTTGAAACAAGTGATGAAGATGTTGTTATTCCATTATCTGATAAGAGAAGAATTATTGGTGAAAGATTATCTCAATCAAAATATACAGCACCTCATTTCTATTTAACTGTCAGTGTTGATATGAGTAATTTATTAGAAAACAGAAAAATGTTAAAAAAGAAATACAACCTATCATTAAATGCGTTTATTATAAAAATTGTTGCTAATACCTTGAAAAAGCATAGAAGAATTAACGCTACATTAAACAATGATTCTATAATTGAATTTGGTAGAGTAGATATTGCATTAGCAGTTGCACAAGAAGATGGTTTGATAACACCTATTGTAAGAAATGCAGATAAAAAAGGTATTTTACAAATAGATGATGAATTAAAAATATTAATTGACAAAGCAAAAAATAATAAACTAGATCCTGAAGAATACACCAATGCTACATTTACTATAAGCAATTTAGGATCATTTGGAATAGATGAATTCACCGCTATCATTAATCCTCCAGGATCAGCTATCTTAGCTGTAGGTATGATAAAAGAAACTCCTGTTGTAGAAAATGGGGAAATAGTAATTAAACCTATAATAAAAATGACATTATCCTCTGATCATAGGGTTATTGATGGTGCATTAGCTGCCGCATTTATGAAAGACTTAAAAGATACATTTGAAAATCCTATCTTAGCAATACTTTGA
- the lpdA gene encoding dihydrolipoyl dehydrogenase, protein MNYDLIVLGSGPGGYVAAIRASQLGLKTAIIEKEKVGGVCLNIGCIPSKALIHQAEIFSSIKELENMGIKVDKSEFDYKKVFEKSRKAADKLSKGVQFLLKKNKIDLIEGFGELVSKNEIKVNDKIYTAKNIILATGSKPKSIPGFDIDENQILSSNGALMMEKLPKSIAIIGSGVIGIEFGYIMNTFGVEVHIIEIMDRILPTEDLEITEFLEKVYKKRNIKIYKSTKSKILEKTENSIKLELNEKDIIKVEKVLVAVGRSPNTENIGLDKIGIELENGFVKVGDYYATNIDNIYAIGDIVKTPQLAHVASKEGEIVVEHIAGLETEKFIDLNKIPSAIYSEPQIASFGLTEEKLKELKIEYNKFSFPYRGVGKSVAIEKSDGFVKILTDKLTNEILGAHIIGAEATELIHEVLLAKNTELLPEDIAKMIHAHPTLSEGIMEAFRGIEGWAIHI, encoded by the coding sequence ATGAATTATGATTTAATTGTTTTAGGTTCAGGTCCAGGCGGTTATGTTGCTGCAATTAGAGCATCTCAACTTGGTTTAAAAACAGCTATTATCGAAAAAGAAAAAGTAGGTGGAGTTTGTTTGAATATAGGCTGTATTCCTTCAAAAGCATTAATTCATCAGGCAGAAATTTTCTCTAGTATAAAAGAATTAGAAAATATGGGCATAAAAGTTGATAAAAGTGAATTTGATTACAAAAAAGTATTTGAAAAATCTAGAAAAGCAGCTGATAAATTATCTAAAGGAGTTCAATTCTTATTAAAGAAAAATAAAATTGATTTAATTGAAGGTTTTGGTGAATTGGTAAGTAAAAATGAAATTAAAGTTAATGATAAGATATATACTGCAAAAAATATAATTTTAGCAACGGGTTCTAAACCAAAATCTATACCTGGATTTGACATTGATGAGAATCAAATATTAAGTTCTAATGGTGCATTAATGATGGAAAAGTTACCCAAGTCAATAGCTATTATTGGTAGTGGAGTTATAGGCATAGAATTCGGTTATATTATGAATACTTTTGGTGTAGAAGTTCATATTATAGAAATTATGGATAGAATATTACCAACAGAAGATTTGGAAATTACAGAATTTCTTGAAAAAGTATATAAAAAGAGAAATATAAAAATTTATAAATCTACTAAATCAAAAATACTTGAAAAAACAGAAAATTCAATTAAATTAGAATTAAACGAAAAAGATATTATTAAAGTAGAAAAAGTATTAGTAGCTGTAGGAAGAAGTCCAAATACTGAAAATATTGGATTAGATAAGATTGGAATAGAATTAGAAAATGGATTTGTAAAAGTTGGAGATTATTATGCAACAAATATTGACAATATATATGCTATAGGAGATATTGTTAAAACTCCTCAATTAGCCCATGTAGCTTCTAAAGAAGGAGAAATTGTTGTTGAACACATCGCAGGATTAGAAACAGAAAAATTTATAGATTTAAATAAAATTCCTTCTGCTATTTATTCCGAACCACAAATTGCTAGTTTCGGTTTAACAGAAGAGAAATTAAAAGAATTAAAAATAGAATATAATAAATTCTCTTTCCCATATAGGGGAGTTGGAAAATCAGTTGCAATAGAAAAATCTGACGGCTTTGTAAAAATATTAACCGATAAACTTACAAATGAAATTCTTGGAGCACATATTATAGGTGCTGAAGCAACTGAATTAATTCATGAAGTATTACTTGCAAAAAATACTGAATTATTACCAGAAGATATTGCAAAAATGATACATGCACACCCCACATTGTCTGAAGGTATTATGGAAGCCTTTAGAGGTATTGAAGGTTGGGCAATACATATTTAA
- a CDS encoding SLC13 family permease, giving the protein MKNEKILFFLILLFIGLYIFIKPQNIISHIEWNTIIFLSGLIMITKAMEESNYFFVLSEILVNKLNYKRNLVMFLIFISIFFSMFLTNDITLFIIIPFTTKLKKVLKGDYLKTIFLEIISVNVGSELTPIGNPQNVFIWQKYNITFSSFILNLLPLFIFQFILIYVFIVILIKNEKIDIYFEKENYEHRNFYISLLFLILFIFATKNNFSLYALILFSLYYIFFDYKVIRKADWNLIFTFILFFINFGMISEINIVKDIISHINLENDFSLLSTSVILSQLISNVPATIFISSFSDNWNIISIGVNLGGTGFVLGSLANIIGLRLSGNISKINLFHIYSFSFFIISYIFTVIYYNPHL; this is encoded by the coding sequence ATAAAAAATGAAAAAATATTATTCTTTTTAATTTTGTTATTTATTGGTTTATATATATTCATAAAACCTCAAAATATTATTTCACATATTGAATGGAATACTATTATTTTTTTAAGTGGTCTTATTATGATTACAAAAGCTATGGAAGAAAGCAATTATTTTTTTGTCCTATCTGAAATATTAGTAAATAAATTAAATTACAAAAGAAATTTAGTAATGTTTTTAATATTTATTTCGATATTTTTTTCGATGTTTTTAACAAATGATATAACTCTGTTTATTATAATACCTTTCACCACAAAATTAAAAAAAGTTTTAAAAGGTGATTATTTAAAAACTATTTTTTTAGAAATTATATCAGTTAATGTAGGATCTGAGTTAACACCAATAGGAAATCCTCAAAATGTTTTTATTTGGCAAAAATATAATATTACATTTAGTTCATTTATTTTAAATTTATTACCATTATTTATTTTTCAATTTATATTAATATATGTTTTTATAGTTATTTTAATTAAAAACGAAAAGATAGATATATATTTTGAAAAAGAAAACTATGAACATAGAAATTTTTATATATCTCTTTTATTCTTAATTTTATTTATATTTGCAACTAAAAATAATTTTTCTTTATATGCTTTAATATTATTTTCCTTATACTATATATTTTTTGATTATAAGGTTATTAGAAAAGCTGACTGGAATTTAATTTTTACTTTTATTCTATTTTTTATTAACTTTGGAATGATTTCTGAAATTAATATTGTAAAAGATATAATTTCTCATATTAATCTAGAAAATGATTTTTCACTACTCTCTACCAGCGTTATTTTATCTCAATTAATAAGTAATGTACCTGCGACAATATTTATTTCAAGCTTTTCAGATAATTGGAATATTATCAGTATAGGAGTAAATTTAGGAGGCACAGGTTTTGTTTTAGGATCTTTAGCCAACATTATTGGGCTTAGGCTATCAGGAAACATTTCAAAAATTAATTTATTTCATATATATTCTTTTTCATTTTTTATCATATCATACATATTTACAGTTATATATTATAATCCCCATCTCTAA
- the cysK gene encoding cysteine synthase A, translated as MFDRGIGGTPIITLSKIIEPGRIFLKLEKNNITGSVKDRAAYFMIRKAEIEGKLGENNIIVEPTSGNTGIALAAIGKYKGYRVILTMPESMSVERRKILEKYGAELILTPADKGMKGSIEKALEILNEKNAYMPNQFENPANVLAHELTTGPEILKQMDYNLDIFVAGVGTGGTITGVGKVLKRFFNKNVRIIAVEPENSAVISGNAPGKHRIQGIGAGFIPKNLDVSILDEVVTVKDEEALEMVNILAQKEGLFVGISSAANVVAAKKLAEKYPDKKIVTVAPDFGDKYLSIL; from the coding sequence ATGTTTGATAGAGGAATTGGAGGAACTCCAATTATTACATTATCAAAAATAATAGAACCTGGAAGAATATTTTTAAAGTTAGAGAAAAATAATATAACTGGAAGTGTAAAAGATAGGGCAGCATATTTTATGATTAGAAAAGCAGAAATAGAAGGTAAATTAGGAGAAAACAATATTATTGTAGAACCTACAAGTGGAAATACGGGTATAGCATTAGCTGCTATAGGAAAGTATAAGGGTTATAGGGTTATATTAACAATGCCAGAAAGTATGAGTGTTGAGAGAAGAAAAATATTAGAAAAATATGGTGCTGAATTAATATTAACTCCAGCAGATAAAGGGATGAAAGGCTCCATTGAAAAAGCATTAGAAATATTAAATGAAAAAAATGCATATATGCCAAATCAATTCGAAAACCCAGCTAATGTATTAGCTCATGAATTAACAACAGGGCCAGAAATATTAAAACAAATGGATTATAATTTAGATATATTTGTGGCTGGCGTTGGAACAGGTGGAACAATTACTGGTGTAGGTAAAGTTCTAAAAAGGTTTTTCAATAAAAATGTAAGAATTATTGCAGTTGAACCAGAAAATTCTGCAGTTATTTCGGGAAATGCTCCAGGAAAACATAGAATACAAGGTATAGGAGCAGGGTTTATACCTAAAAATTTAGATGTTTCTATTTTAGATGAAGTAGTAACAGTAAAAGATGAAGAAGCATTAGAAATGGTTAATATATTAGCACAAAAAGAAGGCTTATTTGTAGGAATATCTTCAGCAGCTAATGTTGTTGCAGCAAAGAAACTAGCAGAAAAATATCCAGATAAGAAAATAGTTACAGTAGCTCCTGATTTTGGAGATAAATATTTGAGTATATTATAA